TTTCTATTTCACCTATTAATATATATTTATTAATAAATTTAGAAAAATCCATTAAGTCTCTTCCCCCTTGCTTTTTATTTTATTACTCCATATAATCTCCAATAAAGATACCCAAGGAATTTAGCTGCATACTTTATTGTTTGTTTTTCATCACCATTACAATCTTTATATATTTCGTCAATAACACAATTAATATATTCGCCTAGTTTCTTTTCTTTATTCTCAACCTTTATTGTGTTATCCCATCCTGAATCTTTTTTAGATGCTTTGTAAAATATATATAATTTTATTTCTTCTATGGATGAGGCATTCAAAATAGCAGTTGCAGTTGAACGAATATTTGTTTTTCCCAAATTTTTAAAACAATTATTATCTGCAATTATATTTACATGTTTAATCAATTTGGATATTATCAATTCATTATTAATCACTATTTACACCTCCAAAATATACTTCATATTTACCATATCCGTTTTCTGTTTCTTGTCCTAATGCATCGTTTGCGACTAAATTGTTGTATATTTCTTCAATTGTTTTTTGGCTTGATAACACCATTAACGTTCCCTTTGAAGCTATTTTCTTAAAAGGTTTTCTTGTTGGGTTACCATTTGATGATGTGTCAAAGCCTCTATAATCATATACTTCTGTATACAGTTTTTCTATATTAAAAATATCAGGTAAATTTATTGCTTCAGAAAACATATTTTTATATTCATCAGTTGAATAATATTTGTTTTGTAGTTTTATATCAAATAAAATATCTGCATTAAATTTAATTGCTAAATAAATATTATTATCAGTAATTTTGTTAATTTGTTTATATTTGTTTGAAAATTCAATTATCTTATTAATATATTCATGTTTGTCATATTTACTCTCATTTTCTTCAATAATACTTATGTTAGCCCATCCATAGCCAGAAGATGTATACTTACCAATCATGATATTAATGCCTTCAATATCTTCTTTTTTTATACCATATATATATCCTTCAAATATATTCCCTTCATCACAAGTTTTTTCAATTGCAACAAGTGTATAAAGATTGTGTATTTTGGAAACTCTTGTATAATTATCTACAGCTGTCCTTGTAATTATCTTTTTTTCTAATTTTTTATATGGTCTACCTTCAAAAATATAACCAGTATATTTTTCTATTCTGTTATTTCCTTGAGGACAAATATTACAAGAATATTGGCCTAATAATGTTTCAAAAAATCCATGGGATGAATTGTTTTTGCATATCATTTGACTTAATGAAGCAACTTTAGTGCCTTTTGGATAAAAGAAAGAAAATTTAATATTATTAAAATTTATGCACATGTTTTGTAGTGAACATTTTTCACATTCTTCTTGATTTTTATATTCAACCCAAAATAATTTTTCATTTTTATTGTTTATATGGCAATTTAGGTATATATACTGAGCAAGTGCTGCTCTAATATAACTTCCTGGAATATAATCAATACTTTCTATAAAATTATTTGCTGCTTTTTTGCCACCAATCAAAACAGGTCCTTTAAACTTAAGTATAGCCTTCATTTATTTGACCTCCTTGAGAAGCACTTTAACACTGCCTAATCCTCTGCTTTTGCTTGAACCAATTCTATCAATCATTTTTATGGCCATTTCAATTTGTTTTTTTAAATGAATTTCATCAGAATCCAAATAAAGTATTATTCTGCCAGAAAATATACCATTCTCAACCATTTCTTGGGTAAATAATGCTTTATTTCTTACAGCTCTTCTGTATCTATCAATAGCAATACTTGCTTTGGTGCTTACTACCGGAGTTCCTAAGCTATCATCTTTTTCAAAGTTTAAATCTTCAAAGAATATTCTTGAAGGCATATTCCCTTGAGAACCAAATATTTTGCACACATTACATCTACATAAACCATTTGCTGATTCTATATGACCTTTCTCAAATAAGTATGAATAATAGTATCTCACTAATCCTTTAATTGTTGAAGCAGGTATATATGGGTAACCACTGTTGTTTCTAATAATTTTATTACTAATACCTTCTTCTTTCCCTGCACCAAAACATATTGAAAATGGCGTTAACACTTGCAAAGTAATTTTATATGTTATTTTTTCCAAACTAATCACCACCTCAAATTCATACATATTCCCAAAAGTCCAATATTTCTGCCCATGGAGAAAAATATTTATTGTTTTTTAAATGATAAATTACACCACATTTATATTCAAAATTATCGTTTATTTTTTCTTTTATATTTCTTTCTATATACTCAACTTCCTGTCTATCTCTTGCTTTATGGTAAAGATAAAAAATCTGAAATTCTTCTTTTTGCATATTTTTATATGCTTCATTAAATGTGAATATTTTACTTTTGTTTATTTTGTTATCTTTCTTCATTTTATTTAATAAATCTATAAAATTATCAAGATTATTTATTTCACATGGAAAATAAAAATTTTCATTTTCAATATCATTTTCTATAAAATATCCATCTTTTAATACAAAAGCATGTATTGTACCAACATTATTATTTTCTTTAGAGAATTTCTTAGCGATTTTCAGTAACTTTTGTGCTATTGATAGACCAGAAACAATTGGTGTTTTAGATTTTGTAATTAAAATTCCAACAGACATTGTAATACTTTTATTAAAACTTTCATCATAACTTTTTATTATTTCTGATGCAATTTTAAAAGCAATTTTAGCATCAACTATTATAAAAATATCATCGCCACCTAATGCTACTACCTCAAACTTTACATTATCTCCACCATATTTATTTATAGCCTGATAAACACTTTTTTTTGTTATTTGGTCTGTTTTTCGGCTGAAATACATCATTTCAAAAATATTATTAATATGCATTACTACATTTCCCATATTATTACCATCACCATATATGATAGCAATATAGTCACTTATATCCTCAAGACTTTCAAAATCAGCTGCATAAGACTTAGTTATCATTTCGTATTCTTCTTTAAAATTATCCCTTATTTCACTTCCTACTTTGTATTTTAAATAGCATACAGAGCAAAGTTTATTTTCCTCATCAAAGTTTTGGATAAAGAATTTAGATGTTCTATTATTGCAGCTTGTACAAGTTTCTTTATTAAAAGTAATATTTGTATTATTATAAATATTAATTTTTTTATTGTTTATTTCTATATTTATATCTTTTGGTATATCATATTCTGAAGGAAAAAATTTAAATTGTTTTCTCTGCTCAAGAACTTGATTTATTTTGTTAGACACACATTTATAATTAAACAATAAGTCATATAAACTAAATTGAGAATATTCAAATGCAAAATTACACCCTAAGAGTATATTTTGATATTCTTCTTCAATATCTTTGCAAAAACTTTTTCCACATCCAGATGGTAAAACTATAATAATATTCCCTCCACCTGAATACAAAATACATTCTGAAATATAATCTTTTGCTACCATTTTTTGAGTAACATAAATGTTTGCATAATCAATTAATGCACTTGCACCACGAATCTCTTTAAGCTTGTTTGTTTCTAAGAAATATTTTTTTATCTTGTATATAGAACCTTTTATAACATCTACGTTAATATCAGACAGCAAATTTAAATAATTATTTTTATTTTCTTTAATAATATCAAATAACAATTCTTTTATTTTATCTTGATTAGAACTAAAAAATTTTAGATACGCATCTTTTCTAAAATTTTGTTTATTCATATGAGCATTATTATACTCAAAAAGGTACTTTAATAGGACATAAACTCTTGATATGTCATAAACAGAATAATTTGCTACAAAATTTGAATTAATGAAAGCATAAACTTTATCTTCATATTTTTTTACAACATCTATTGGGTCAATATCATTTTTATTTATTTCTAATATTATTTTTTCTATTTCCTCTCTATTTAAATATTCTGCATCTTTTGGATACAAGTTATTTTTTATATTTTGAGACAAATATACCACCTCTTTTGTTTTTAATTTTATGATATCTTTATATCTATATATATAAATTGAATATAATATACATTATTCTACATAAAAGTAAATAATCCTTCTTTTTCTAAAAAATATATAAAAATTATTGCAATAATTTGATATAGATAATAATAGATATTAATTTTTAGATGTAAATCCCTTAAAGATATGCTAAAAACAAGAGGTGCTTATTTTTGGAATCCTCCAGGAAATGCACTGTTTAAATCCCTTAGAGGTAGGCTAAAAACATATCAAATCCAACTGAGCAGGCTGTTATAAATTTGTTTCAATCCCTTAGAGGTAGGCTAAAAACGAAAATCAAAGAGCCATTGCAATGCGACGTTGCAAGTTTCAATCCCTTAGAGGTAGGCTAAAAACCCCAGTATTGTGAATTCCACGGGTCATAGCCTATCCAGTTTCAATCCCTTAGAGGTAGGCTAAAAACCGATACAGGAGGTATACGAAGGGGACGACATACTTTGTTTCAATCCCTTAGAGGTAGGCTAAAAACGCTATACGTGATGTTGCAAGAGCATTAGAAATGCCTTGTTTCAATCCCTTAGAGGTAGGCTAAAAACATAAATATGTACTACAGCAACAACATTTAAATTTAAATGTTTCAATCCCTTAGAGGTAGGCTAAAAACAAGTAGAAGGAGTCGATCCGTTTCCACAAGGACGGGTTTCAATCCCTTAGAGGTAGGCTAAAAACTATGTAATAATTTATGTATTCTTTTAAATTCATTTTTGTTTCAATCCCTTAGAGGTAGGCTAAAAACATAATGGTGTGCCACCTGCTCATGTTGCGAGAATATGTTTCAATCCCTTAGAGGTAGGCTAAAAACGTAAACAGTGATGTTGTTACAAGCGGTTTTAAGCTGTTTCAATCCCTTAGAGGTAGGCTAAAAACTGGGATTAAGAGATATACCGGGATTAATAGGGAAAATGTTTCAATCCCTTAGAGGTAGGCTAAAAACCTATGAAGTCCGTACTTCTATAGGTGAGGGGCGGACGTTTCAATCCCTTAGAGGTAGGCTAAAAACTTATTTTGCTTTACAATATCAATGATTACTTCATTGAGTTTCAATCCCTTAGAGGTAGGCTAAAAACATTTGTATTACTTTATAATGGATTAAGGGGTGAAGAACTGTTTCAATCCCTTAGAGGTAGGCTAAAAACCGTTCACTTACAATTTTAGGATGCACTCCTTGTTGCAGGTTTCAATCCCTTAGAGGTAGGCTAAAAACTGCATTGTTTCTACTTGCCTCTGCTGTCCTCGCTTGAGTTTCAATCCCTTAGAGGTAGGCTAAAAACAAGACTAAAAATACAATAATGCTGATAATGAATTTGTGTTTCAATCCCTTAGAGGTAGGCTAAAAACTATAAAAAAGTTTGTCAAGAAAATTTTTCAGTTTCCTGTTTCAATCCCTTAGAGGTAGGCTAAAAACCTAAATGCAAAAGACATTTTGTCTATATCCCCACGTTGTTTCAATCCCTTAGAGGTAGGCTAAAAACTTAACACCTCCAAATTTATATTTGTACATTACACAGGGTTTCAATCCCTTAGAGGTAGGCTAAAAACTTTCCCGCCTCCCTCCCTTCGTGCGGTGTGGTGTGTGTTTCAATCCCTTAGAGGTAGGCTAAAAACAAAAAAATCATTATAATAATAATTGTAAAGATTAAAAGTTTCAATCCCTTAGAGGTAGGCTAAAAACTTATTTTAGGATTCCTTTGTGTTTTAAAATTATATATGTTTCAATCCCTTAGAGGTAGGCTAAAAACCTATATTGAGAGAATTACTAATCGTTCAATAGTGTGTTTCAATCCCTTAGAGGTAGGCTAAAAACACGTGGAAAGCTTATAAAATCCATAACATATATATACATTAGGCATTTTGTAAAAAACCTGTAATAATTAAATTTTATCACTTATTATAGTCTTGTCAAGTAATTGGGGATAAAAAAATTTTCCCGTCGACCTCCTGGGATTTTTACATTATCTTAGGTCGACGGGAATTTTTTTATTGGCTTTTTTATATTATTTCATAATTTCTGTTATAACTATACATTATTATTTTTTATTTTTATTTGGTACTTCTATTGTTCCAAATATTTTAAGCCTTTTAAGGCTTAAGTCGTAGGATTACTGTTTCATCCACCAGTACTGCCAATATCAGCTGTAACTTTCAATGTTCACAGGCGTTAATTTAGGCAGTTCATGCCCTATTTTTAGCATCATTACTCATGACTAAAATTACGAGCGTATAGTCGATATTTTATCAAAGAATATATTTGTATTACATATTACTTAATTATTACCCTTACCTATAAAGTTTTAAAGAAACCTTCTGAAATATGTGCCATTAACCATACTTGCCTTTTGCAAATTAAATAAGATTGAAAAAGGCTACCTGTTATATTTACCATATTGCCAATACTCCTTTTGTTATAAAACCTGTATTTTTATCATAATAATCATTTAATTGATTTTGACTCACAAACTGGATATTATTAACAATTGGTGGTAAATTGGTTACTGTTTTTGGTATTGATATAACGTATTTATAAAACTCTGCCTTTATTTTGTTAAATTTATTTTTTCTTTCGAACCTATCTTCAATTGATAAGATTTGTTCATATTCGCTCCATAAACTTAATGCAAAATCATCTAAACATATAAATGTATCAATTTTATAAAACTGGTCATCTATTAATTTAAAATCTGAAATTGTTTTTTGATCTTCACTTTCATATACTAAAGAAAAAATAGATCTTATTATACTTGAAGATTCCATTCCATCATCTAAACTATTTTCAAAAACCCCTCTTAGTTTGGTTTCTTGATAATATCTATCAATTATTTCAAGAAATTTATTTTCTGGTATAATACCACCTTCATATTCTAATAGAATTCTTTTTGTAATATCTAATAAAGTAGAGTCATATATTTTGGCTGCATAAAGCTTTCCATTATCATCTACTAAACTAACTATATTCATTAAACCCATTTGATTATTTGCATTTCTATTGCATCTCCCAGCAGATTGATTAATACTATCAAGAGGGCTTAGATCTCTATAAACAATATCGAAGTCAACATCTACACCTGCTTCAATTAATTGAGTTGAAATTACCACCTGATACCTTTTTTCTTTAATTTGTTCAATTCTCTCAAATCTTTGTTTTGGAATAACATGTGTTGATAAAAAGCATATATCTAAATCAGGATATATGTTCTTAAATATTTCATAAAATCTTTTGGCTTGTTCAATTGTATTTAATATTATTAAATAGATTTTGTGTTTTTCTATCTTTATTTCATTTGCAAAATGCTCTAAAGTCTTATTATTTTTAATATCAACTTTTAAGCTAACTCTGTTTAATGAAGAAAAATATTTATTCCTATCATTTAAGTAAAATAGTTTATCTCTTTCAAATATCAATGGTTCAGTAGCAGTTGAGAAGATAATATATGAATTAAATTTTTCTAAAAGCTCTGTAAGTATATATTTAATAAGAAGCCAATATTTAGGTGGTATAGCCTGAACTTCATCAATAATTATTATTGAATTACATAATTTATGAAACTTTTTTAATGCTGAGTTTTTGTTTGATAACATTGTATAAAATAGTTGTAGAAATGTAGTAATAATAATATTCGAGTTCCAACTCTCTATCAAAAGTTTTGCTTTGTCATCATCAAATATATCTTCAGTATTCTTTGAATAACTAAAAATATAATCTGAAAGATGATGATGTTTAAGAATGATATTTGATGTTGCATCAATATCTGAACTTTTTAATACATTTTCTATTACATTGTAGTTTTGTTCAATAATACTTAAAAAAGGGAGTGAATATATTATAGTTGGATAAATCCCATACTCATTGTAGAATTTTTCCCTAAGTTTAAGTGCAAAAGAAAATGATGCTAAAGTTTTCCCTAATCCTGTAGGTAAATTTATAGAATATATTTTCTTATTTAAATCAATGTCTTTTGAGTTTATTTCTTCATAAGCCTTTTGTCTTAGAATATTGATTGAATTATTAGAAGAATCTTTAAGAATAATTTTTTTGTTTTTATAAATATCTACAGCATTTGATGTAATTGAAATACTTTTGTTTAGTACTTTATCAAGATTTTCTTTCCCTACACCTGCGTCCAGCTTGTCTGCATCTATTAAAAGTGAAAATAAAAAGTTAATCTTTAAATACCAGTCAAAAATTTCTTCTTCATCTAAATTTTCTTTTAATCTTCTTTTTCTTAATATTCTTTTAAATTGTTTTAACTCATTATCAATAGTATCTATCCAGTTTGAAATTAAACTTTTATTTAATTTTAAGGGATATCCTGCCCTCAGTAAATGCTCACTTAGTATTATAAATTTATTATCATCAATAGAATTAAGTTGCTTTATTAA
This sequence is a window from Caldicellulosiruptoraceae bacterium PP1. Protein-coding genes within it:
- the cas3 gene encoding CRISPR-associated helicase Cas3', whose protein sequence is METTLSFSNLFSHPGKPLEEHLINVCNLSIDLLKTKKLNLDNYNIEKLCIITSLSHDIGKATSYFQRYLNKEKGISKDDRSHSLLSSICSYYACKESGLSDEEAFFSFIAVKNHHSDLKDLMENCIFLQEDKELLIKQLNSIDDNKFIILSEHLLRAGYPLKLNKSLISNWIDTIDNELKQFKRILRKRRLKENLDEEEIFDWYLKINFLFSLLIDADKLDAGVGKENLDKVLNKSISITSNAVDIYKNKKIILKDSSNNSINILRQKAYEEINSKDIDLNKKIYSINLPTGLGKTLASFSFALKLREKFYNEYGIYPTIIYSLPFLSIIEQNYNVIENVLKSSDIDATSNIILKHHHLSDYIFSYSKNTEDIFDDDKAKLLIESWNSNIIITTFLQLFYTMLSNKNSALKKFHKLCNSIIIIDEVQAIPPKYWLLIKYILTELLEKFNSYIIFSTATEPLIFERDKLFYLNDRNKYFSSLNRVSLKVDIKNNKTLEHFANEIKIEKHKIYLIILNTIEQAKRFYEIFKNIYPDLDICFLSTHVIPKQRFERIEQIKEKRYQVVISTQLIEAGVDVDFDIVYRDLSPLDSINQSAGRCNRNANNQMGLMNIVSLVDDNGKLYAAKIYDSTLLDITKRILLEYEGGIIPENKFLEIIDRYYQETKLRGVFENSLDDGMESSSIIRSIFSLVYESEDQKTISDFKLIDDQFYKIDTFICLDDFALSLWSEYEQILSIEDRFERKNKFNKIKAEFYKYVISIPKTVTNLPPIVNNIQFVSQNQLNDYYDKNTGFITKGVLAIW
- a CDS encoding RAMP superfamily CRISPR-associated protein — encoded protein: MEKITYKITLQVLTPFSICFGAGKEEGISNKIIRNNSGYPYIPASTIKGLVRYYYSYLFEKGHIESANGLCRCNVCKIFGSQGNMPSRIFFEDLNFEKDDSLGTPVVSTKASIAIDRYRRAVRNKALFTQEMVENGIFSGRIILYLDSDEIHLKKQIEMAIKMIDRIGSSKSRGLGSVKVLLKEVK